The Ornithinimicrobium faecis genome includes a window with the following:
- a CDS encoding NADH-quinone oxidoreductase subunit A, which produces MTDYLVVLAVTVTGILLVVAAAGARRVLAPHDPQPRKLTTYESGVDPVGAGWSQGAVRYVIFALLYVVFAVDVVYLFPWALVLRSEIGAASLVEMAIFLGVILVGLGHVWRRGLLRWV; this is translated from the coding sequence ATGACCGACTACCTCGTGGTGCTCGCTGTGACCGTGACCGGGATCCTCCTGGTCGTGGCCGCTGCCGGTGCCCGACGGGTGCTGGCACCGCACGACCCGCAGCCCCGCAAACTGACGACCTACGAGTCCGGGGTCGACCCGGTCGGTGCCGGGTGGAGCCAGGGCGCGGTGCGTTATGTCATCTTCGCGCTGCTCTATGTGGTCTTTGCCGTCGACGTGGTCTATCTCTTCCCCTGGGCGCTGGTGCTGCGCAGTGAGATCGGCGCGGCGTCGCTGGTCGAGATGGCCATCTTCCTCGGCGTGATCCTGGTGGGGCTGGGGCACGTGTGGCGGCGCGGTCTGCTGAGGTGGGTCTGA
- a CDS encoding glycosyltransferase family 4 protein, with protein sequence MRILLLTHYYDPETGPPQLRWSSLVREFVRAGHQVDVVAPPPHYPLGRLLDTYEGEGAGSTEQGRHGETVHRVRFRPTSGRIGSILWDQLTSAASSVLTVLRHRDLTPDVIVATAPALPTLMAGWVLARVLRRPLLLEVRDAWPDLLAVVDRWEGGEVRAHQHVKHAVAHVAARFITVMQRSADYVVTTTSTFAEVLQGRGVTNVDVVRNTAHPLPNYTDHQPRQPDGQLRIVYVGTVGRAQGLETAVRALRIVQDAGIDVAMRVIGTGAGKNRVQQTAEALGVPVTVRGAQSRDQIHLHYRWADTFLIMLREWPALRMTVPSKLYEALHLGIHVSASVDGEAARIVTTTGAGFATPPGDAEALARQWIALARQLPAEPDQPQMRAWVHEYAEESRVASDYLEILRALAAAHR encoded by the coding sequence TTGCGGATCCTCCTCCTGACCCACTATTACGACCCGGAGACCGGGCCACCGCAATTGCGCTGGTCCAGCCTGGTGCGTGAGTTCGTCCGAGCGGGCCACCAGGTCGACGTGGTCGCTCCCCCACCCCACTACCCGCTGGGCCGGCTGCTGGACACCTATGAGGGCGAGGGGGCGGGCAGCACCGAGCAGGGCCGCCACGGCGAGACCGTGCACCGGGTGCGCTTCCGCCCGACGTCCGGACGGATCGGCTCGATCCTGTGGGACCAACTGACCTCCGCAGCATCCTCGGTCCTCACGGTCCTGAGACACCGCGACCTGACGCCAGACGTGATCGTGGCCACGGCTCCTGCCCTGCCCACGCTGATGGCTGGCTGGGTGCTGGCCCGCGTCCTGCGCCGCCCACTCCTGCTGGAGGTCCGCGACGCCTGGCCCGACCTGCTGGCCGTGGTCGACCGCTGGGAGGGTGGAGAGGTCCGTGCACACCAGCATGTCAAGCACGCTGTCGCGCACGTCGCTGCCCGGTTCATCACGGTGATGCAGCGCTCGGCCGACTACGTCGTCACCACCACCTCGACCTTCGCAGAGGTCCTGCAGGGCCGCGGTGTGACCAATGTTGATGTTGTCCGCAACACGGCGCACCCCCTGCCGAACTACACCGATCACCAGCCGCGCCAACCTGACGGACAACTGCGCATCGTCTATGTCGGCACGGTCGGCCGCGCCCAGGGCCTTGAGACGGCTGTCCGCGCACTGCGGATCGTCCAGGACGCTGGCATCGATGTGGCCATGCGAGTCATCGGCACCGGAGCAGGCAAGAACCGGGTGCAGCAGACCGCCGAGGCGCTCGGCGTGCCAGTGACGGTGCGCGGCGCCCAGTCCCGCGACCAGATCCATCTGCACTATCGGTGGGCCGACACCTTCCTGATCATGCTGCGTGAGTGGCCCGCCCTGCGGATGACTGTCCCCTCCAAGCTCTATGAGGCCCTCCACCTCGGGATCCACGTCTCGGCCTCGGTGGACGGCGAGGCGGCTCGGATCGTGACCACGACGGGCGCCGGGTTCGCCACGCCTCCCGGCGACGCTGAGGCGCTCGCCCGGCAGTGGATCGCCCTGGCCCGGCAGCTCCCCGCCGAGCCGGATCAGCCGCAGATGCGGGCCTGGGTGCACGAGTATGCCGAGGAGTCCCGGGTTGCGAGCGACTATCTGGAGATTTTGCGGGCCCTCGCGGCGGCACACCGGTGA
- a CDS encoding glycosyltransferase family 4 protein, with the protein MISTLRQRITHASAVLAAAGSLALDDPTWFAVQAGRTLPAPVRTRLGTVVGRSGSTTLAAWGHLLMDQPAAARELLSTGRHGRLGDALALHAGLPPSSDSASHAARWGWLTGDLATAGSAATDSSARQRRRALGDIAALEPGPRPAPPAVRTWAADGTPHVLHVLTNSLPWTRSGYTMRSHDILTSQQLAGLAVTAMTRPGYPATIGKWRSGPQDTLDGITYHRSMPLPMHPGEAERVDQWAADLVALASREQVTHLHSTTHYPTGLAAQSAATALGLPWVHEVRGQLERTWASRRANAGDPDPYASGRYALWRAREAEVAAAADHVITLSGPMRADLIARGVAADRITVVPNGIGEEVLDLPEDAAGVREQDGLPREGIWVGAVTSVVHYEGLSVLLEAVALARAAGTDVRAAIVGDGLAWPELARQVERLGLTDVVHLPGRLPRPQARRWLARLDVVAVPRQRHEVTQLVPPLKVMEAMGAGRPVIVSALPALTEIVSDGHTGLVVNPGAPQELAQAVQRLATDDALRRSLTEAGRQQARLHTWPKLVDRYQQIYREVSRA; encoded by the coding sequence GTGATCTCGACCCTGCGCCAGCGGATCACCCACGCCAGCGCTGTCCTCGCCGCCGCCGGATCCCTCGCCCTCGACGACCCCACCTGGTTCGCGGTGCAGGCCGGACGCACCCTGCCAGCGCCCGTGCGCACGCGGTTGGGCACGGTCGTGGGGCGCTCGGGGAGCACGACGCTCGCTGCGTGGGGTCACCTGCTGATGGACCAGCCGGCAGCGGCCCGAGAGTTGCTGTCCACCGGTCGGCACGGTCGTCTGGGCGATGCCCTGGCCCTGCATGCCGGCCTGCCCCCCTCGTCGGACTCGGCGAGCCACGCGGCACGGTGGGGATGGCTGACCGGCGACCTTGCGACGGCCGGCTCGGCGGCGACCGACAGCTCAGCACGCCAGCGCCGCCGCGCGCTCGGTGACATCGCGGCCCTGGAGCCAGGGCCCCGGCCTGCTCCACCGGCCGTTCGCACCTGGGCGGCCGACGGCACACCCCACGTGCTGCACGTGCTGACCAACTCGTTGCCCTGGACCCGGTCGGGCTACACGATGCGCAGCCACGACATCCTCACCTCGCAGCAGCTCGCGGGTCTGGCCGTCACGGCCATGACCCGCCCCGGCTATCCCGCCACGATCGGCAAGTGGCGCTCGGGACCGCAGGACACCCTCGACGGGATCACCTATCACCGCAGCATGCCGCTGCCGATGCACCCCGGGGAGGCCGAGCGCGTCGACCAGTGGGCCGCTGATCTGGTCGCCCTCGCCAGCCGTGAGCAGGTCACGCACCTGCACTCGACCACGCACTATCCGACAGGGCTGGCCGCCCAGTCTGCTGCCACCGCCCTCGGCCTGCCCTGGGTCCATGAGGTCCGCGGACAACTGGAGCGGACGTGGGCCTCCCGACGAGCCAACGCCGGAGACCCCGATCCCTATGCGAGCGGTCGCTACGCCCTGTGGCGAGCCCGCGAGGCCGAGGTCGCCGCGGCTGCCGACCACGTCATCACCCTGTCGGGACCGATGCGGGCAGATCTCATCGCCCGCGGTGTCGCCGCCGACCGCATCACCGTCGTTCCCAACGGGATCGGCGAGGAGGTCCTGGACCTGCCGGAGGACGCTGCGGGCGTCCGCGAGCAGGACGGGCTCCCCCGTGAGGGCATCTGGGTCGGAGCAGTGACCTCCGTCGTCCACTACGAGGGTCTCTCGGTGCTGCTCGAGGCCGTGGCCCTGGCCCGAGCCGCCGGCACCGACGTGAGGGCGGCCATCGTCGGCGATGGTCTGGCCTGGCCCGAGCTGGCCCGCCAGGTCGAGCGACTGGGACTGACTGACGTGGTGCACCTGCCCGGGCGCCTGCCCCGCCCCCAGGCTCGCAGGTGGCTGGCCCGCCTCGACGTAGTCGCGGTCCCTCGACAGCGCCACGAGGTGACCCAGCTGGTGCCACCCCTGAAGGTGATGGAGGCCATGGGCGCCGGCCGACCAGTTATCGTGAGCGCGCTGCCGGCCCTGACCGAGATCGTCTCGGACGGGCACACTGGGCTCGTGGTGAATCCTGGTGCTCCGCAGGAGTTGGCCCAGGCCGTGCAACGATTGGCGACCGATGACGCCCTGCGCCGGTCCCTGACCGAGGCGGGACGCCAGCAGGCCAGGCTCCACACCTGGCCCAAGTTGGTGGACAGATACCAGCAGATCTATCGGGAGGTGAGCAGGGCGTGA